The following nucleotide sequence is from Microbacterium imperiale.
GCTCGCAGCACCTGCAGTCCGCGTTCCGAGACCATGTCACCTCCTCGCTGGCACTCGCTATACCTGAGTGCCAATTCTATCGCGAACCGACACGGGATAGCCGCCGGGACTCACTCCGTGAGAGCACGCACCACGGCGTCGGCCATCAGGCGCCCCCGCCGCGTCAGGACGATACGTCCGCGCACCGCGTCCGCCCCTTCGATGAGCCCGTCCGCGATGAGGGCGGCGACGCCCCGGCGGCCGTCCTCATCCAGTTCGGCCACGGGCAGCCCTTCCGCGATGCGCGTGCGCAGCAGCACGGATTCGAGGCGTCGAGCCGCGGCATCCGGTCGTTCCCGGCCCGCCGCCGGTGAGGCGTCCATCGCGAGACGCTGTGCGTACGCGGCCGGGTGCTTCACGTTCCACCAGCGCAGCCCGCCCACGTGGCTGTGCGCGCCGGGCCCGTAGCCCCACCAGTCGGTGCCGCGCCAGTACGCGAGGTTGTGGCGCGACCTCTGCTCCGGCGACGTGGCCCAGTTCGACACCTCGTACCAGGAGTAGCCCGCGGCTGCGAGCAGCGTGTCGGCCGTCTCGTACATGTCGGCCTGCAGATCGTCGTCGGGGGCAGGCACCTCGCCGCGCCGGATCTGACGTTCGAGCTTCGTCCCGTCTTCGATGATCAGGGCGTACGCCGACACGTGGTCGGGCGCCAGAGCGATGGCCGTCTCTACGGAGGCACGCCAGTCGGCCAGGCTCTCGCCCGGCGCGCCGTAGATCAGGTCGAGGGACACATCGAGACCCGCCGAGCGCGCTGCGGAGACCGCCGTCGCCACGTTCGCGGGGTCATGGGTGCGATCCAGCGCCGCCAGCACGTGCGGCACCGCCGACTGCATCCCGATAGAGAGACGCGTCACCCCGGCCGCAGCCAGCTCGTCGGCGACCGCGGGCGTCATCGTGTCGGGATTGGCCTCGACCGTCACCTCCGCGCCGGGCGCGATGCCGAACGTGTCACGGACGCCGCCCAGCATCCGCGCGAGATCCCCCGGCGGCAGCAGGGTCGGAGTGCCACCGCCGAAGAAGACGGTCGCGGCGGGGCGACGGGGACCGCGCGCGTCGAGCACCCGAGCCGAGAGCGCGACCTCGCGCAGCACCTCGTCGGCGTAGGCGTCCTGACGCGCGCCTCGCAGCTCGGTGGCGGTGTACGTGTTGAAGTCGCAGTATCCGCAGCGCACGCGGCAGAACGGCACGTGCAGGTACACGCCGAAGTCCGCATCGGGCGAGACGAGAAGGTCGTCGGGCAGGGCTCCGTCAGCGGGAACGGGATCGCCCAGGGGCAGCGCTGCCCCCATCAGGACCCGGGGGTGGCGTACAACGGCGAGATCGCGCGGAGGTATCCCTGGAACAGCAGGCGGCGACGCCGCCGAACGAGGGCGGGCAGCATCCGGTACAGCATCGCCGTCGGACGGTCGAAGGCGCGCACGACGAACCAGACCTCGTCATTGTCGCGCCACTCGAGCAGGAACGACTCCTCACCGCTGACGACCGAGCCGTCGACCGTGCCGAGCGCGAACGCCACGCGGCGCGGCTCCTCGTCCACGAAGATGACGCGCAGCTCACCGTCGGCACTGTGACCGGCGACCCGTCCGTGGACGCGCAGCGTCGTGCCGGCCCCGACGTAGGGGGTGCCGTCGGCGTCGAAGCGCTGCTCGTGCTCGAGGCTGCTCGGTGCCACCGCGTTTCCTTCGTCGTCGAAAGCGACGCCGGTGTACATCGGGCCCGAGGCGGGGCGCACGTCGGTGACGCGCAGGCCCGCTCCGCGCAGCGCGCTCCACGACATGAGCAGGTCGGCG
It contains:
- a CDS encoding DUF1990 family protein produces the protein MHHRRGTFRDETVDYAAVGATRAHDLMAYPPERSIPAEDAWRIGSGEARFDTAADLLMSWSALRGAGLRVTDVRPASGPMYTGVAFDDEGNAVAPSSLEHEQRFDADGTPYVGAGTTLRVHGRVAGHSADGELRVIFVDEEPRRVAFALGTVDGSVVSGEESFLLEWRDNDEVWFVVRAFDRPTAMLYRMLPALVRRRRRLLFQGYLRAISPLYATPGS
- the hemW gene encoding radical SAM family heme chaperone HemW; the encoded protein is MGAALPLGDPVPADGALPDDLLVSPDADFGVYLHVPFCRVRCGYCDFNTYTATELRGARQDAYADEVLREVALSARVLDARGPRRPAATVFFGGGTPTLLPPGDLARMLGGVRDTFGIAPGAEVTVEANPDTMTPAVADELAAAGVTRLSIGMQSAVPHVLAALDRTHDPANVATAVSAARSAGLDVSLDLIYGAPGESLADWRASVETAIALAPDHVSAYALIIEDGTKLERQIRRGEVPAPDDDLQADMYETADTLLAAAGYSWYEVSNWATSPEQRSRHNLAYWRGTDWWGYGPGAHSHVGGLRWWNVKHPAAYAQRLAMDASPAAGRERPDAAARRLESVLLRTRIAEGLPVAELDEDGRRGVAALIADGLIEGADAVRGRIVLTRRGRLMADAVVRALTE